The following DNA comes from Thermogemmatispora onikobensis.
CCAGAGGCCGGCGCAGGCGCACGAGCACCACCGGCGACTGCAGGCTGGCCACATGCGCCTCCACAACGTGACGGGCACAGGCCGGCGGCGGCGCAGTGCGCAGGCGCTCCACCACAGCCTCGGCGCTCTCCTGGGTCAGAGCATTGGCTACGAAGGCCAGGGCTAGCCCCATCACGACCTCCTGAGCCTGAAAACCCTGCACGCGGCTGCCGCCCGAATACATATCGGCCCGAATCGCCCGCGCGAGCTGCTGCCGACCGAGCACGACCCCGATCCCCTCCGGCCCGAGCAGCTTGTAGGCCGAGAAGGCACTGACGTCCGCTCCCAGCTCGACGCCGATGCGCGGCGTGTTGGCAACGGCATAGTTGTCGTCGGCCACAATCGGCAGCTCCGGCCTGACGGCCCGCACCTCGGCAATCACCTGCGCCAGGTCGTAGTGATCATCTGGTCGCTGGCGCGCGTGCTGGAGATAGACGGCCTGCAGCGTCTCGCTGCTGAGGACCTGGCGCAGGCGTCCCAGATCGTGCAGGTCGACGGGCACGGGCACGTAGCCAGCGGCGCGGAAGGTGACCGCCGTGGAGGCGTAGAGTGGAGCTTCGTGCACGAGCAGACGACTGAGCGGCGGCAAGAGGGCAAAGAGGGCGGCACGAATGGCTCCCGTGCCGGCCCCGGTCACCAGTACAGCCTCTTCGCTGCCGAAGAAGGCCGCCAGCACTCGCTCGACGCGACGTGTGAAGCGGCTTCCCTCACCGTCGGCACCGACTCCCAGCTCGCCCCGCGTCAGCCACTCCTGGCCAGGGAAGTGATGACGTAGCGTCTCAATCAGGCGAAACTGCAGGCGCCGCGCCTCCTCCAGCGTCAAGGGCGGCAGGCGCGCCCCCACATGCACTATACTCATAGGCTCACGCCTCCCTCCTTCCCAGGGCGGCGGCCAGAAAGCGCCGCGGATTCCTCACGACCAGCCCCTCGACGGTGGCCGCCGGCAGACCTGCCGCCCGCAAGCGCGGCAGAAAGTCGCGCACGAGATAGGCATAGCCCTGCCCACCGAGGCGCTGTAGATAGCTGTTGCGCGAGATATCGCAGGAGAGCAGCAGGCGCTCCGCCAGCCCGGCCTGGCAGAGGGCCACAATCCAGGCCAGGCGCCGCTCATCGGGAGCATAGCGCTCCTTGCCCACTGTATCGAAGCCCACGTAGGCCCCCTGGCGCGCCACAGCGAGCACGTCCTCCAGCGAGGGCGCCAGATCCAGGTGACCAATCAGGATGCGCTCCGGCGCCAGTCCTTCCTCACAGAGGATCTGGAGCTGACGCAGTCCTCCCTGGCCCAGATGAGCATGCGTCGCTACGACGACCGCCTCGTGCCTGGCGACCCGGGCCACGGCGCGCAGAACCTTCTCTTCGTCAGGATGCAGCTCCAGGCCCGAGCCACCGATCTCGCCCAGCACCAGCGGGCGCACCCCAGTGCCATCCAGGCCGGTCCGCAGCTCTTCCTCCAGCAGGGCCGCAATCTCGTCCACACTCAGGTGCGCCAGCTCCGGCGGGTGAAAGCGCTGATGATAGAAACCGGTGCTTGGAATGATCTGCACACCGCTGGCGAGCTGCAGCTGGCGCAGGCGCCCGACGTCGCGCCCCATGCCACGACAGGTCTGCTCGATCAGCGCGGCCACCCCAAGCTGCTTCAGCTCGCTCAGCTCCTCGGCGATCAAATCCAGACGGTCCAGCCTGCCCGCCGGGTCCTCGGGCGTGGTCAGGTCGAGCCAGAGATGCTCATGGGCATAGATGAGGCCATCAGCCAGCGGCTGCACACCGGCAGCCGTCGGCACCAGCAGCCGCTCAGGCGCTTCCTCAGAGACACTGGCCACAGACAATGACAGCTCCTTTCCAGCGATGATCAGAGTCCAGCGCCCAGGCCCCGGCCAGGCGAAACGGCAGCCAGCCAGGCCAGAGACCTGGGCGCACAGGCCGATGTGATCCGTCCGATCTTACTTGATCGGAATCGGCGTAAAGAGATGGGCGTAGGCCAGCAGGTTCAGAGCCACGCCGGCGATGATGACACCGACCGGGCCAGCTGCCATACGCACCACCGGGCGCCCAAGAACCTCGTTGAGAGCATAGAGGCCGCCTACAATAGCAATCCCCAGGCCGCTGGCCATCGCATTGCCCGCCGCCAGCGAACCGAAGAGAATGGCCACCTCCAGCGTCAGGTTGATGGCGTTGCGAATGTTATCAGAAGCATCGCGGATCGTATGCAGGGCCGCAATGCCTTTGGCGATATAGCTCAAGATAAAGACCTCGATGCCGAAGAGCAAAGCGCCGGCAATGGCCGCCAGGATCGGATTGGGCAGCAGATAGGCCACCGGGTAGATCAGGGTGAAGCCCACGATCTGGAAGGCCCCCGAGGCCACCGCCGTCGTCACAATCAGAGGAATGAAACCAAGGGCGCGATAAAAGTCGATCTGGGCCGCATTGGCAAACTGGCCTTTGGCGATAATGTAGCTGGTCGCCTCGCCACCAGCGAACATGTGGGTATTCACCAGCACCCCGAGCAGGAGACCCATGATCATAAAATAGGGGGCGTGGCGACGCAGGCGCGCCGCGTTGGCCGCAAAGATCGAGGAGGTCTCATCATCGGCATCGGCAGCGCCTGCCACCGCGTTGGCCGCAGCCGGCGGATCATCTTCCTCAGCCGACTCGCTCCCCGCGTCCGCCGGAGCCACCTGGACCGCCTGGGCCTTCTGTCGCTCGCTGCGCGCGCGCGTTAGCTCCTCAGCGACGGCAAAGGCCACCAGCAGAATGACGCCGATTGCCATCGTGGTCGCCCCAGGGAAGACCGAGGGCAGCCACTTCATGGTGAATAGCATGACAAAAATGCTTACCACAAAGGTGATGATCCCCCGCAGGCGCCCGAATTGCATCGTCACAGCGACCGCCGGGAAAAAGGAGAAGAGATAGAGGATAGGCGTCGACATCTGCTGCATGGCCGTCAGGAAGTTGACCGGCAGACTGTTGGCAGCGGTGGTAGCGGCGCTGAGGCCAAAGACCACGACCGCCCCCCAGGCCGCGCCCAGAATGGGGGCGATCCACTTGCGCGGCGAGAGGATGCCAAGGATGTCCGACGGCAGAAAGAGGACCCAGGGGTTGAGCACGCCAGAGGAGAAGGCCACGGGCACGCCGAGGCCAAAGATAAAGCCCGCCGAGAGACCAAAGGCGATGGCCGTCATCTGCGGGCGCGCCAGCTCGCCACGATAAAAGTCGAGCAGGAAGGGCCGGACACCGTCGTTGAAGACGGCCAGGGCCATCTGCGAGAGGAGGGCGGCAAAGGCCGTTGCCAGAATGGTGAAGATAATGACCAGGGGCGTCAGATGCAGACTCATAGCGGTCCTTTCCTTTCACGACGTCCATTTGCCCACGCCTTACACCCGGTGCCAGCACCGGGCAGAGCAGGCGCGAGATGGCGCGGCGTCGTTTTCTATGCATGCTGTGCTTCGGGGAGCAAGCTGCTGCCGCTGGCGCTTGGCTTGCTGCGTTCGCTTGGCTGATGAGAGGCTGGCCGAGAGCGAGGTCGGGCCCCGATGAGCTACGAGCGTGGAGGCTGGTAACTCTGGATGGCCTCGACCAGCACGGGGACAACGGCATTGATCTGGTCAACGGAGACGCCAAAGGCGCGAATACCTGCCGCGAGCAGCTTTTGCACTTCCTCGACGCTGACCCGCGCCTGCCTCCCAAAGGTGTGGCAGCGCTGTCGCCCAAGGAAGGCCATCAGGGCACCCAGCGAGCCACCAGCCCCGGTGTGGCAGGTGCCGATGTAGTAGGCGTCGCTGCGGCGCTTGAGGAGCTGCCCGGCTTCCAGATCGTTACTGACGACAACGTTGAGGGTGGGATCACGGCGTTGTTCGAGCAGGCGCTTGAGATCGGCCTTGCCAACGCCGCCGATGTAGATGGTTGCCATTGTTGGCGCACCTCCTGCCTCTCTGATGGCAAGCCTGACCGGCAGGCCCGTGCCAGGCTTTACTGTCGTCCGGTCATGTCGTTGATCGACTGAGTTACTTGCCAATGATGAACTGCGCTCCTCACCTCCCTTGGTGGCCTCTTCTGCCAGCAGCGGCCTGGCCTGCCGCTCTGGTTTATGGCTCCTGATCGCGGAGCACCAAAGCCCCGAGATGGAGCAGGAGAAAATCTTCCTCCTCGGCTGGCAGACGCAGGCCAAGCTGCTGGAGAGCCTGGGCGCGAATCTGCCCGGCCCAGTCTTGCAGGTGGGGCAAGACCGCGAGAGCGCTGGCCTCCTCGTGCACGAGCGGACTCCAGGCCGAGCCAAGATCTTCGCCGCGTCGCACCCGCTCCAGGGCCAGTAGCAGGTGACTGGCCAGCGGCCCCATGTGCTCTTCGTCGCCGGGGCACTGCGCTTCTTGCTCTAGCCAGCCCAGGATCTGGCGCACAAAGGCGACGATCGCCGGAGCGGCCAGGCCCTCCCGCTCAAAGATGGCCAGGCGCTGCTCAAGATCTTGCTCCATCTCCTGCTCCTTCTTCGATCAAACCACTGGATAGGGCCGCTGCGGCTCCCTTCCCTCCAACGCCGGCGGCCTGTCAGCCTGTCATAGTGTTATAGCCACTCAGTAGCGGGGCAAGCGCCGCTGATCGATCACTTCCTGCTGGGCAGTGGTGATCTCCTCGGGCACGAAGATGCTGGCGAGCACCTGGTAGACGGGGGCCTCGCGCAGGGCCACAATGGCGGCCTGCGTGGCCAGGGTGCGCAGGCGTGCCGCGCCCTGCAGCGGCAGGAGCTGCAGAGCGGAGGGCAGGCTCCCTACGCCCTCGCGGTTCCAGATGATGGCATCAAACTGCCCTTCGCGTAGCAAATCGAGGACCTGCAGGCGCGTGGCCGGCACGCTCTCCCAGTCCTGGCGCTCGCGGAACTCCTCGGCAGTGAGCAGGATCTCATCGAGGGAGGTCTGATCTACGCCGACGCGGCGGATCTGCTCGCGCGGCAGACGGCTGATGAGGATGTGCTCACTGACATAGGAACCAGGGGGCAAGCTGGCGACGATGGCTAGCTCGGGATAGCGCCCCACCAGGTGCTCGGCGGCCAGCAGCGACATGACGGCGTAGTGGTAGTGCCCCTGGCGCACCATCTCAGCCCGCGAGAGTGAGCCGCGCTGATAGGTCATGTTGAACGGCAGACCCGAGACCTCCAGTCGGTCGTAGAGGGCCGTGGCCAGCCCTTCGTAGCGCAGCGTGTAGGGCAAGGGCATCGAGCCAATGATCCATTCGTTGCCAGCATAGCGCCAGAGCAGCGGGTAGTTGACCTGCTCCAGGACGGAACCTTGGGCGCCATGCGCAGCTACTACAATGGCCCCCGCTCGCGTCAGATAGCTGAAGGCTTCCTGAACGGTCCCATTCCCCGAGCGTAGCCGGCGCGCGACGTCGACCATGCGCGGCAGCCGCTCGCCCTGACGATAGCCCAACAGCAGACGCGCTAAGCCAATGGTCACTTTGCCTGTCTGGGAGAGAAAGTCTTCGGTGTCTGGCAGGGCCATAGCGCTGGCGCTCTCTTTTGCTCTGCTCACCTTGCTCGCTCAATATCCAGAATACTGGATAGAGTATAACCGGACGGGGCCCATCCTGTCAAGCTGACGCTCGCCAGCCAGTCAGCCAGCAGGAACGCAGCCCAACGGCTGAGCTGAGGGCATCGAGGGACAGGGGGTGTTTGGGAGAGCCAGGGAAAGAGAAGGGGAAGGCCGTGGAAGGGGACGGCTCGCAGGCAGCGCGGTAGGGACGGAACGCAGAGGTAGGGGCAGAAGTACAGCCGTCCGCCCGCGACCTTCCCGTCTGCTTTGGGAGAGCACAGGCGCCCTGTGCGTGTTGGTTCGGTTGAATCTGCTCAGGCCAGGCCCTTAGCTAGGGCGCGGTGGAGGAGCGGCGCGGCTCCGGTAGCCAGCCGGGCGGCTCGGGTTGGCCGATGCGATTGCGCAGCACGCCCAGGCCGCTGATCTCCAGCTCGACCACGGCTCCTGGTTGCAGGGAGCGCCCATGCTCGGCGCCGCTGCCTGTTCCGACGGTGCCCGAGCCGAGCAGTTCGCCGGGCCAGAGTGTCTCACCGCAGGCGGCGTAAGCTACCAGCTCCTCAATCTTCCAGGTCAGGCTTGCCGTCGAGCCGCGCGACCACTCCTCTCCATTGACGCGCGCCACCATCGTCAGGTTATTCAGATCAAGTTCATCGCAGGTCGCAATCCAGGGGCCGAGCGCCGTCGCGAAGTCCTTGCCCTTGGCCGGACCAAAGCCGCTGCTCATCTCCGGTCCCTGGACATCGCGCGCGCTGAAGTCGTTGAGGATGGTCACACCAAAGAGCAGGTCCAGGGCCTCCTCGGGCGAGATATTGCGTCCCTGCCTGCCGATGATCAGGCCGATCTCTAACTCGTAGTCCAGCCGGCGGGTATAGTGCGGCCAGGGCACCTCGGCCTCGGGGGCGACGATGCTCAGGGGATTGATCTTAAAGTAGGGTGGCCGCTGATAAAACTCTGGGAATACGCTGCCGCCCTGGCGAGCAGCCATATTGCGTACGTGCTGCTCAAAGGCCGTAAAATCGCGGATGGTCGGCGGATCAAGAGGGGCAAGCCAGCGCACGCTCGCCAGCGGGTGCACGGCCTCCTCTGCTGGGGCGGCGCTCGCCTCAGCAGCCGCCTCGCGAAAAGCCTCGCCCAGGGCGATGGCAGCGCTCATACTGGCCGGAAAGAGGGCCGTGGCCAGGCGGCGCGCCGCCTCGCGCGTGGCTCCTCGTCTTTCGAGCCGCAGGCGCCAGGCCGTGGCCAGATCGATGACACGCTGGGCCTCCGGCTGTACGACGACCAGACGCGCCTCTTCTCCATCAATACCCGTGACAGCAATACGAGCAAATTTCACAGCGACCTCTCTCTTCCTATGTATATGCTTGTTTGCCTGCTTTATTGGTTGCTTGATGCTTCGCATCGCTCGCGTGCATTCGAGTGCACTGCATCGAGCAGGCTTAGCCGTCGCCCAGCGTGGGGCCTCCGCTGACGGCCTCCTCGGCGGTCAGGGTGGTCGCCGTCGCTGTCGCTGTCGTCGGCTCACTGTGAGCGAAGCGGCTCACGAGGGCCTCGCCCAGACGGCGCCCCACGTTGAGCACCAATGGCCAGAGGCCCTCGGGTGCCAGGCGAATAATCAGGATCAGCAGCAGGCCGGTCAACAGGCTGCTGAGGGCCTGCGAATTCTGCAGCACCTGCTGCAAGGTAAAGAAGACCACCGCCCCCAGCAGCGGCCCGGTCGAGGTGGCAATGCCGCCGATGATCGTAATAATGATCATCGTAATCACCCAGTTCATGCTGAAGGCCGAGTCCGGCTCTATCTCCAGCTTATTGAGGGCGATCAGTCCGCCGGCCAGCCCGACAAAGAAGGCACTGATGGCAAAGGTCACCAGCTTCACCGGGAAGCTATTGACTCCCAGCTCGGCGGCGGCCTCCTGATCGTCGCGGATGGCCATCAGGCGCAGGCCGAAGGGACTGCGCACCAGCAGCACGATGGTCAGGGTGGTCGCGACCAGCAAGCCGAGGGCCAGATAGTAGAGCGCGGAATAATCCAGGGTGGCGGCGGGCGGCAGATTGAGGCCGCTGGTGGCGCCAGTGAAGGACCAGTTGAGCATCCAGGTCAGGGCCGCCATTGCCAGGCCGAGAGAGCCGATCGAGAAATAGGCCTCGCGTAGGCGCATCAGCAAGAGGGCCGCCAGCGTCGCCAGGGCCGCCGCCAGCAGGCCGCTCAGCAGGAGATCCAGCAGCAGCGGCAGCCCGCTATGCAGTAGCAGCACGGCAATGGTATAGGAGCCAGCCCCCACGAAAAGCGAGTGGCCCAGCGAGAACTGGCCGCCATAGCCGCCCAGCAGGTTCCAGGACTGGGCCATCGTCATATAGTTGAAGAGCGTAAAGGCCAGCACCAGATCGAAAGCACTCAAGTAGAGTGGCCCCAGCGCCGCCAGGAGGACCAGCAACCCCAGTACACCCCAGCCGAGCCAGGGAGCCAGGCGGCCCAGGGAACGCCACCAGGCCGCAGCCGGGGCGGGTCGAGCAGCGGAGACGGGAGAGGTCTTCATTTTGCTACCCCCACGCGCTGGCCAAAGAAGCCCTCGGGCCGCACGATCAAGACAATCACCAGAAAGGCGAAGACGATCAGATCACGGAACTGCGGCCCGACAATGCTGGCCGCCACCTCTTCCAGCACACCAATAAGCAGGCCGCCGAGGAGTGTGCCCCAGAGCGACCCCATGCCGCCCAGCACAATCACCGTAAAGCTGCGCAGCAGCCAGCTAGAGCCGGACGTCGGACCGAAGCCGAAGGAGAGGCCAATCAACGTGCCGCCCACGGCAGAAATGGCCGCCGCCAGACCGAAAGTGATCCCGTAGACCAGCGGCACATTGATCCCAATCGAGGCCGCCGCCCCTGGATCTTCCGCCGCGGCCCGGATAGCCTTCCCCAGCGGCAGATAGGTCATCAGCAGATGGGTTCCCACCACCAGCAGCAGAGCCGCCGCCAGGGCGATCACATAGATGGTACGGACGGTATCGCCAAAGATGGTAACGCCCGTCAGGGTATACGAGGCGCTCAACGAGAGCGTGTTATTGCCGTAGATCAACCCAAACAGCGTCTCAGCTACCAGCAGTAGACCGAAGGTCGCCACCAGCAGCGTCTCCTGCCCGCGCGGGATGAGCGGATTGAGCAAGAGGCGCTGCACCAGGTAGCCAATGACGAACATAATGGGGGCCACCAACAGCAGACAGAGCAGCGGATCAAGATGAGTGAGGCTGGCGAGCGTATAGGTCAGGTAGGCGGAGCCGATCAGAACCTCGCCCTGGGCCAGATTGACCGTGTTCATGACGCCGAAGACCAGCGTCAGCCCGAGGGCGATGGTCACGTAGAGGCCGCCAAGAAAAAAGCCATCGATCAGATGGTAGAGCACCATACAGGTCCCTCTCCTTCTCCTTCCTTCCTTCCTTCCTTCTCGCTCCAAACAGCGGCAGCGGCACGG
Coding sequences within:
- a CDS encoding branched-chain amino acid ABC transporter permease, with amino-acid sequence MVLYHLIDGFFLGGLYVTIALGLTLVFGVMNTVNLAQGEVLIGSAYLTYTLASLTHLDPLLCLLLVAPIMFVIGYLVQRLLLNPLIPRGQETLLVATFGLLLVAETLFGLIYGNNTLSLSASYTLTGVTIFGDTVRTIYVIALAAALLLVVGTHLLMTYLPLGKAIRAAAEDPGAAASIGINVPLVYGITFGLAAAISAVGGTLIGLSFGFGPTSGSSWLLRSFTVIVLGGMGSLWGTLLGGLLIGVLEEVAASIVGPQFRDLIVFAFLVIVLIVRPEGFFGQRVGVAK
- a CDS encoding fumarylacetoacetate hydrolase family protein, whose translation is MKFARIAVTGIDGEEARLVVVQPEAQRVIDLATAWRLRLERRGATREAARRLATALFPASMSAAIALGEAFREAAAEASAAPAEEAVHPLASVRWLAPLDPPTIRDFTAFEQHVRNMAARQGGSVFPEFYQRPPYFKINPLSIVAPEAEVPWPHYTRRLDYELEIGLIIGRQGRNISPEEALDLLFGVTILNDFSARDVQGPEMSSGFGPAKGKDFATALGPWIATCDELDLNNLTMVARVNGEEWSRGSTASLTWKIEELVAYAACGETLWPGELLGSGTVGTGSGAEHGRSLQPGAVVELEISGLGVLRNRIGQPEPPGWLPEPRRSSTAP
- a CDS encoding aminotransferase class V-fold PLP-dependent enzyme; the encoded protein is MSIVHVGARLPPLTLEEARRLQFRLIETLRHHFPGQEWLTRGELGVGADGEGSRFTRRVERVLAAFFGSEEAVLVTGAGTGAIRAALFALLPPLSRLLVHEAPLYASTAVTFRAAGYVPVPVDLHDLGRLRQVLSSETLQAVYLQHARQRPDDHYDLAQVIAEVRAVRPELPIVADDNYAVANTPRIGVELGADVSAFSAYKLLGPEGIGVVLGRQQLARAIRADMYSGGSRVQGFQAQEVVMGLALAFVANALTQESAEAVVERLRTAPPPACARHVVEAHVASLQSPVVLVRLRRPLAERVVARAAACGAAPFPVGAMARYELVPLFYRVSGTMSASLGAEEAQHWLRINPMRAGPETVLAILEEALSEV
- a CDS encoding phosphotriesterase family protein; its protein translation is MASVSEEAPERLLVPTAAGVQPLADGLIYAHEHLWLDLTTPEDPAGRLDRLDLIAEELSELKQLGVAALIEQTCRGMGRDVGRLRQLQLASGVQIIPSTGFYHQRFHPPELAHLSVDEIAALLEEELRTGLDGTGVRPLVLGEIGGSGLELHPDEEKVLRAVARVARHEAVVVATHAHLGQGGLRQLQILCEEGLAPERILIGHLDLAPSLEDVLAVARQGAYVGFDTVGKERYAPDERRLAWIVALCQAGLAERLLLSCDISRNSYLQRLGGQGYAYLVRDFLPRLRAAGLPAATVEGLVVRNPRRFLAAALGRREA
- a CDS encoding DUF2620 family protein, which gives rise to MATIYIGGVGKADLKRLLEQRRDPTLNVVVSNDLEAGQLLKRRSDAYYIGTCHTGAGGSLGALMAFLGRQRCHTFGRQARVSVEEVQKLLAAGIRAFGVSVDQINAVVPVLVEAIQSYQPPRS
- a CDS encoding YhfT family protein, producing the protein MSLHLTPLVIIFTILATAFAALLSQMALAVFNDGVRPFLLDFYRGELARPQMTAIAFGLSAGFIFGLGVPVAFSSGVLNPWVLFLPSDILGILSPRKWIAPILGAAWGAVVVFGLSAATTAANSLPVNFLTAMQQMSTPILYLFSFFPAVAVTMQFGRLRGIITFVVSIFVMLFTMKWLPSVFPGATTMAIGVILLVAFAVAEELTRARSERQKAQAVQVAPADAGSESAEEDDPPAAANAVAGAADADDETSSIFAANAARLRRHAPYFMIMGLLLGVLVNTHMFAGGEATSYIIAKGQFANAAQIDFYRALGFIPLIVTTAVASGAFQIVGFTLIYPVAYLLPNPILAAIAGALLFGIEVFILSYIAKGIAALHTIRDASDNIRNAINLTLEVAILFGSLAAGNAMASGLGIAIVGGLYALNEVLGRPVVRMAAGPVGVIIAGVALNLLAYAHLFTPIPIK
- the yhfZ gene encoding GntR family transcriptional regulator YhfZ; translation: MALPDTEDFLSQTGKVTIGLARLLLGYRQGERLPRMVDVARRLRSGNGTVQEAFSYLTRAGAIVVAAHGAQGSVLEQVNYPLLWRYAGNEWIIGSMPLPYTLRYEGLATALYDRLEVSGLPFNMTYQRGSLSRAEMVRQGHYHYAVMSLLAAEHLVGRYPELAIVASLPPGSYVSEHILISRLPREQIRRVGVDQTSLDEILLTAEEFRERQDWESVPATRLQVLDLLREGQFDAIIWNREGVGSLPSALQLLPLQGAARLRTLATQAAIVALREAPVYQVLASIFVPEEITTAQQEVIDQRRLPRY
- a CDS encoding branched-chain amino acid ABC transporter permease; the encoded protein is MKTSPVSAARPAPAAAWWRSLGRLAPWLGWGVLGLLVLLAALGPLYLSAFDLVLAFTLFNYMTMAQSWNLLGGYGGQFSLGHSLFVGAGSYTIAVLLLHSGLPLLLDLLLSGLLAAALATLAALLLMRLREAYFSIGSLGLAMAALTWMLNWSFTGATSGLNLPPAATLDYSALYYLALGLLVATTLTIVLLVRSPFGLRLMAIRDDQEAAAELGVNSFPVKLVTFAISAFFVGLAGGLIALNKLEIEPDSAFSMNWVITMIIITIIGGIATSTGPLLGAVVFFTLQQVLQNSQALSSLLTGLLLILIIRLAPEGLWPLVLNVGRRLGEALVSRFAHSEPTTATATATTLTAEEAVSGGPTLGDG